A segment of the Candidatus Jettenia caeni genome:
TTGAGCCTATGGCTATACCAACTATTCGATTTGCGCATCAACGTGGTTTAGGCAGTGGCGATCTAAACAACATTCGTGTAGTTGGCGAATCGATCTCCAATGTAGCTGTTCCTGATTTTCAAAAACCCTCCAGTGGCGCCCAGGACTTTGCAGGAAAATATTTGCCAAATTTCTTATTATCTTTGATGTTTGATAATACCTGTTCAACATTTTCTACCGTAAATCACTCGAATTGCACACGATGCTATGAATGCGTAAGAAACTGTCCTGCAGGCGCAATGTCAAAAGAGAATGGCAAGGTAATTGTAGATAAGCAGAAGTGTATCGGATGCTTCTGCTGCGATGAGGTATGTGATTTTGAAGCAATCGAAATGAAACGTTCCTTACTAGGAAGAACACTTTTGGGCATGGCAAAGGCTCTCGGTGTAGAAAAAGTCGAATGAATTGTACTAAGTAAAATAAATGGAAAAGAGTTGATGTAGGGCAAGGCTTCAGCCTTGCAAAGGTGCAAGCCGAAAGGTTTGCCCTACGGAAATGAAATTTCTAACCAGGAAACGAGGATATACTATAATTCTCATAAAGTTATCTATACTTAATTATAGAATACAATTTTTCATGAACGCTTAATTTAAATTATGGAAATACAATGGACGAAGATATTTCTCCCAGAAATTAAGGAGCTTATTGAGACAAAAGATTTCAAAGGATTGAGAGATTTTCTTCGCGAACGTCATCCTGCCGATATTGTAGATATCCTCAGAGAACTTAATCCCACAGAGCGGGTAATGAGTTTCCGGTTACTTGATAAAAACAAAATATCTGAGGTCTTTGCCCTATTCGAGCCTATTGAACAAGAGGAACTTCTCAAGCAATTTACAGAACAGCATGCAAGAGAAATTTTAATACAAATGCAGCCAGACGACCGCACACAACTCTTTGATGAACTACCGGCATATGTAGTAGAAAGACTTCTTAAATTACTTCCATCCTTAGAACGAAAGGAAGCTAATGAGCTTCTCAACTACCCGCATAATTCTGCTGGCCGCATAATGACTCCCGAATATGTAGATCTTCAAATGGATATGACCGTTGGGAAAGCACTTGAGCATATCAGAAAAACAGGGCCAAACCGTGAGACAATTTACATCTGCTATATTGTAGATGAAACCAAAAAGCTTCGTGGTGTAGCTTCCTTGAAAAATATCATCCTCGCTAATACAGACCAACTTATTAAGGATATCATGAATGAAAACGTCTTCTATGTACATACAACAGATGACCAGGAAAAAGCAGCACAGGTAGTTCAGAAATATGATATTCTGGCTGTCCCTGTGGTAGATAATGAAGATAGACTGGTAGGCATTGTTACGGTAGATGATATATTAGACGTTGTTCAGGAAGAAGCAACTGAGGACTTTCAAAGAATGGCTGGTATACAAACTATTGAAGAAGAATATTTTCGTGTTGGTTTTACAAAACGCGTTAGCAATCGTATCTCATGGCTGGTCATCCTCGTAATTGCTGCAACTATATCACAAACCATACTGAGAAGCTATTCCGGGATCTTGAATTCAATAATTGCCCTTACCTATTTCATACCTATGCTCACGGGATCCGGTGGTAATACAGGATCACAATCATCTACCCTCATTATTCGGGCATTGGCAACCGGAGAGATAAAAACAACAGAATGGTGGCGAATTATATTGCGGGAATTTAAGGTAGGTGTTGCACTTGGGCTCATTATGGGCATAATAGCCTTCACCATTGCCGCTATATCCTTAAGGCAAATCACCCTGGCGTTAACAGTTGGTATATCTTTGTCTACTGTAGTTTGTGTTGGAAACATTGTCGGCATAGCAATTCCCTTATTTTTCAGATTTGTAAAACTTGACCCGGCATTTGTATCTGCGCCGCTTATCGCTACCTTGCTGGATGCTACCGGACTGCTCATTTACTTTGAAATTGCCAGAAGAATATTTACCATAGCTGCCTCGTAACTTCACAGACTATACTTTATCTTGACATTCTTTTCGTAGGATGGTATCCTCTATGCAATTTTCTAACATAGAAGGTATTCTGCTATTCATTCACACGGAAAGGAGTTATCGTTGAATAACCAGTATAAATCACCAGAAAGAAATTCTCTGATTTGCGGCCTTGCCTTTGATAATAAGGATAATCATAAAAGAATCACAACGGGAGAAAATTTTTGCATATTAGGTGGTTCTGCGAAAACACACGAAAATCTGGTTGAAATGGTAATGGAATTCAATGCAGCCATCAAAAAATATGGCAAAAAGTTAGATGATCTTTCTGAGACGGAATATTACAATATTGTAAAAGAAATTTGTACTGATAATGAAAAAACATACTGGCTTTATCACGCTTAACTTATAAAATAAACTTATGAAAAAAATTGTTTTTCTCTTTTCTCTTATTCTTTTAAATCTTATTTGCCTTGCTCCAGGCTATAGTACCGATGACTTTCGTGATTTTGATGTGCATTATCAGCTTGGAAATGAATATAATAAACGCGGCATGATTGACGATGCAATCGTTGAATACAAAAAGGCCATTGAGATCAATGGTTATTCTCCACAACTTTATAACAATTTGGGCGTAGCCTATGGCAAGAAAAGATTATTTGATGAAGAGATATCTTCCTATAAGAAGGCAATTGATTTAGACTATTCCTATAAAGATGCTTATTTTAATTTAGGGATTGCTTACGGCGCAAAAGGAATGATAGATAATGAGATTTGCGCTTACCAAAAAGTCATAGAAATAGACCCTGATAGCTTAGAGGCTCTGTATAATCTTGGCCATGCTTATCGCGAGAAAGAATTGTACGATGAGTCCATCGCTGCATATAAAAAGGTACTTAAAATTGATCCTAATTATATCGATGCATACTTCAATTTAGGTGTTACGTTTGGCAAAAAAGGCTTATTGGATGATGAAATCCTGCAATATAAAAAAGTACTAAGTTTGAATCCTGACAGCGCCGAGGCCCACTTTAACCTGGGAATTGCATACGGAGAAAAAAAGATGCTTAATGATCAAGTTAGTGAATACAAAAAGGCTATCGCAATTAACCCAAAGTATGCAAAGGCTTATAAAAATCTGGAATCTATTTATCGTAAAAAAGGAATGAAGGAAGAAGCTGATAGAGAATTGTTAAAATATCATGATTTAGTAAAAAATTGATCTTTGAAAGAGAAGATATTAAAACATTTTTGAATTTTGGTTAAGTCTTTATACTATTATAAAACAAGAGAAGGAGAAATAACAAGATGATAGAAAAATTAAATAAAGTAATAACTGAAAAATCCGAAAAGATTATGGCAAATGAAAAAGTAGAGGGATTCGTAAACAATTTAGGTGGGGTAATGTGCTTTTTTGGGGCTATCGTGTTTGGTATTATGTTCATCGTAGGTGGTGCAAGCCTAATGAAGACTGGTAAGAACTACGTGGTAAAACCATCCGCAGAAGAAGCAACATCCGAGTCTACCTCAACAGAAGAATCCCCCGCAACGGAAACGAGTAAAGAAGAATAATAAAAACACTTTAAGGATAAAAAACTGTGGTTAAAAAGATAGTCTTATTACTATGTACTGTAAGCTTAATCTCATGCCTGTATGCCATACAGTCAGCTCATGCCGTTTTTCCAAAATTAACGCCGGAACAAGTACAAGAAGCCATTGAATATGGGCAAAAAAACAAAAGTTTGGATATGGTAACTTTCTCAAAAAGCTGGACTGTCTCTTTAGAAAAAGGCAAAGGTTTTGCCACCTTATTTACCCCTTATCATAATATTGCCTATAAGGCGAGAAAATTTGCTGTAGAACATAGAGAATTTACTAATAGAGAAATCCAGGAAGTATTGCAAACTGGAGATTCCCTCTCTTTTTCTGTAACTGTTTATGGCGATGAGTATGATTTTGCATTACATTATTCCGCTATGGTTTACCAAAAGGATACGGTCATACAACCTGAATTCGAATTTATACCGGAAATAGCAGAAGCAAGCGAATCCTGGCCTGACTCACCAAGCTATTTAGCCCGTCTGGTCTTTAAATTTCCCATGAACGATATTGACTTAAACACTTCAATTGCATTTGTTGTGATGGTTCCGGGCGGAGAAGAAGTTCATTTTCATTTTGATCTGGCAAAAATAAAATAAATTCCCATTAAACCTTAATCTTCGTGTAATTGGCTTACAGAATATTATGAGAAGTAATATGAGTTTATCATAATGCCACAAAAGAAGATAAACTAATACACTCCGGCTTATCCCGATAAACAAAAGGAAAATTTCCACAATGAAAAAGGTAGATTTTTTAACTTTTCTGATATTATTAGGCTTATCTTCATTCATGGGATGCGCCGGATTTTCTAAAAAAACTATCGAGATTCAAAAAAACCATGCAGAACGCCTGGAATCAATCGATAAAAAAATTCAAGAGCATGAGCAAGTATTTTCAAATTTAAATTCATCTGATAAAAACCTCGAAAAACGTATCGAAGAAGTCTTACGCAAGGTGGCTCATGCAGAAGCAAATTATCTGCAAATTCATTCCATGTTAAAAGCTCTTGATTCAAAAGTAGAAACAGAAAATACTTCCATGAAAAATGCTATCTCTGAAGCTCAAAAAAATATAAGCAATTTTGAAAAAATATTAAGCATAATACAGGAAGAGAAAAACGATTTACAGAATCAAATTGTTACACTTCAATCCCAAATATCTCATATTACAACAGAAATCGAAGAACATAACAAGCAATCTGTCTCCTTATTTCCATCTCTTACCGAGCAGGGAGGTACGCCAAATGAAAAGCAAACGGATGAAGAAAAATCAAAAGGGAATAACATTACAGGGTCATTAGTTACACAACAGGAAAAAGAGGCATTGCAAGACTTATTGGATAAAGCTCTTGCATTATACAGAAACGAGAATTATGAAGAATCATTGAACACATGGGAAAAAGCGCTTGCCATTGATCCTGAAAATCTTGAGGCAAAACTCAATATTGAAATTGTAAAGGAAAAAATAAAATCTCTTTCAAAAAACTAGTTGTTCTATTCTCTATTTTAGTATCTGAATACTTCGATATAAAAGCTAAAGGTAATTAATAATGAAATATTTTTCTTTGATTTTTATAATATTAGCATTAACTTTTCTCCTCACAGGATGCACTGAATTCTCCCGATTTTATACGAAATCATCCAAAAATGATGAACGTCTAGCCTTAATCGACCAAAGGATTCTGGAACTCGAACAAGCACTCTCAAATTTAAATGTATCTGATCAGAATCTGGAAAAACGTATTGGAGAACTCTCACAAAAAATAGATACCAATTACTCAACGCTTCACGAGAGCGTAAACGGCCTTAATGCAAGAGTCGAAAGGAAAGAGCGTTTGCTTGAAGGAAATCTCTTAGAGGCTCAGAAAAATATTAATAATCTTGAAAATAAATTAGATAAATTGAATGAAATTGAAAAGATAAAAACTGATTTGCAAAATCAAATTATTGTTCTTTTATCCCAAAGATCAGCTATCACGGGTTCTGAGATAGGAAAACTGAAAGAGACTCAGAAAGAAGAAGGTGGAGATATAATCGCACAAAGACAAGAGATCATAAACGAGTCGCCCGGGGAATACAAGTTAGAAGAAGTAACAATAAAAGATTCAGATGCTAATCCAAGAATAGCGGAATTACAAAGCATGATGGATGAAGCCCTTGCATTATATAGAGGAGGAAATTACGAAGAGTCATTACATAAGTGGGAAGAAATTATCGCTATTGACCCGGAGAATCTTGAGGCGGAATTTAATATCGAAATTGTAAAGGAAAGAATGAAATTTCTTTCGGGAAAATGAATTATTAATTCGCCGCTCAGTAAATAGCCACCCTGTTCATTACCACATTTAATCAAAACTGCAAGACTTCACTATTTACTCAGTAAAAAGTCTTGCAGCCTCTAGTAAGTCTTTTACAACATAATCCGTATCTGCTACAGCAATAGTAGTATTCTGAGACTCTTTACTATCTTTTATCAATACGCATTTGCATCCGGCATTTTTACCAGCTCGTATATCTACCTCCGAATCACCTATCATAAGAGACTGCGAAAAATCAATGTGGTATTGCCTTGCAGCTTCAAGAAACATTCCAATTTTGGGTTTTCTACAATCACAGTCTTTCGTGTATTGTTGTATCATTCCCTCCTTATAATGGGGACAATAATAAATATCATCGATCATAGCCCCTTCGTTTCTCAGAACATCTGTCATTTTTTTATGAATAAGCTCCAGGCATTTTTCATCAAAAAACCCTCTTGCTATACCAGATTGATTCGTTATAACAATAACAAGATACCCTTCTTCGTTAAAGAGCCGTATACCTTGCGCAGCATTGGGCAGTAACAGTAATTGATCAGGAGAATTCAAATAAGGCTTATGGACAATAACAGTGCCATCGCGGTCGAGAAATACAGCCTTCCTTTTTTTCATTTTACTTATTGCCTGAAAAGTTCTTTCTCAACAATGGAACACAGAATATGCCCAACAGTAATATGGCATTCTTGTATCCGGGGTGTATTGTTTGAGGGAATTTTTAAACAAATATCAGCAATATCTTTTAAGAGACCACCGCTCTCTCCGGTAAACCCGATGGTAATCGCACCGAGGGTTCTTGCAATCTTAACCGCATTCACAATACCTTTTGAATTTCCACTTGTACTAAAAGCCAAAAGGATATCCCCTTGGGTAATTAAGGCTTCAACTTGCCTGGTGAAACAGGTATCGTAACCAAAATCGTTTGCAATTGAAGTCATTACTGAACTATCAGTCGTCAAGGCAACGGCAGGGAGTGGTCGCCGGTTTATCTTGAATCTACCCACGAGTTCCCCTGCAATATGCTGGGCATCTGCTGCACTTCCACCATTACCAATTAAATAGATACGATGATTATTTTTGAATGTCTTAATAATAACATCAGCGATATTCCTAATTACGTTAAGATCCGTTGATAATAACGCCTTTTTCGTATCTATACTTTCTTGTAGCTGTATTCCA
Coding sequences within it:
- a CDS encoding phosphoheptose isomerase, with product MDDIGIQLQESIDTKKALLSTDLNVIRNIADVIIKTFKNNHRIYLIGNGGSAADAQHIAGELVGRFKINRRPLPAVALTTDSSVMTSIANDFGYDTCFTRQVEALITQGDILLAFSTSGNSKGIVNAVKIARTLGAITIGFTGESGGLLKDIADICLKIPSNNTPRIQECHITVGHILCSIVEKELFRQ
- a CDS encoding putative D,D-heptose 1,7-bisphosphate phosphatase, translated to MKKRKAVFLDRDGTVIVHKPYLNSPDQLLLLPNAAQGIRLFNEEGYLVIVITNQSGIARGFFDEKCLELIHKKMTDVLRNEGAMIDDIYYCPHYKEGMIQQYTKDCDCRKPKIGMFLEAARQYHIDFSQSLMIGDSEVDIRAGKNAGCKCVLIKDSKESQNTTIAVADTDYVVKDLLEAARLFTE
- a CDS encoding magnesium transporter protein, which gives rise to MEIQWTKIFLPEIKELIETKDFKGLRDFLRERHPADIVDILRELNPTERVMSFRLLDKNKISEVFALFEPIEQEELLKQFTEQHAREILIQMQPDDRTQLFDELPAYVVERLLKLLPSLERKEANELLNYPHNSAGRIMTPEYVDLQMDMTVGKALEHIRKTGPNRETIYICYIVDETKKLRGVASLKNIILANTDQLIKDIMNENVFYVHTTDDQEKAAQVVQKYDILAVPVVDNEDRLVGIVTVDDILDVVQEEATEDFQRMAGIQTIEEEYFRVGFTKRVSNRISWLVILVIAATISQTILRSYSGILNSIIALTYFIPMLTGSGGNTGSQSSTLIIRALATGEIKTTEWWRIILREFKVGVALGLIMGIIAFTIAAISLRQITLALTVGISLSTVVCVGNIVGIAIPLFFRFVKLDPAFVSAPLIATLLDATGLLIYFEIARRIFTIAAS